Proteins from a single region of Pyxidicoccus xibeiensis:
- a CDS encoding NAD(P)-binding protein: MKRTRPIEVAIVGGGCAGLTTAFELTRPEHQGRYHVTVYQLGWRLGGKGASGRGPADRIEEHGLHLWMGSYENAFRLLRECYAELDRDPATCRIATWKDAFTPAHFLGATDWSPRGHWLPWTVHLPPFEGLPGDSHSGLPRFTLADYLARCLDLVRTLLATVKVSGPEAAEAVPPHWSATAAEPLREAISRLLKYGGLATLAAAGEALRLLQAALGAVGRPPEGLLLGLVDALGASLFAQLEGRVETDDESRRLWEIADLVLAMVRGALRFRLLTEPRGLDAIDDYDCREWLRLNGASERALNGAFVRALYDLAFAYERGEPERPRIAAGQALRGSFRAFFAYRGAFFWKLRAGMGDVVFAPYYEVLKRRGVRFAFFHRLRDVRPVERARLAEGVHPYVEALDFDVQAEVRGGGEYQPLVDVRGLPCWPSRPDWRQLVDGERLEREGWKPESHWDERKVGTRTLRVGEDFDLAVLAVGGGAVRHTCESLLKEDPRWCAMVEHVRTVPTQAFQLWMSAGMKELGWHHGPCNLSGFVTPFDTWADMTSVADEEGWPRTPRSISYFCSVLPEAPDAEQARPAFPAEQHERVRRNCVRFLREHVAHLWPLARRADGDFRWELLMDPSEPVDSRPPDPAGEERFASQYWTANVGPSDRYTLCLPGSPRFRISPLDNTYDNLTVAGDWTDCGFNLGCVESAVMSGRLAAHAISGAPRLEDIAGYDHP; encoded by the coding sequence ATGAAGCGCACGCGCCCCATCGAAGTCGCCATCGTCGGCGGTGGCTGTGCGGGCCTCACCACCGCCTTCGAGCTGACGCGCCCGGAGCACCAGGGCCGCTACCACGTCACCGTGTACCAGCTCGGCTGGCGGCTCGGAGGCAAGGGCGCCTCGGGCCGCGGGCCGGCGGACCGCATCGAGGAGCACGGGCTCCACTTGTGGATGGGCTCCTACGAGAACGCCTTCCGGCTGCTGCGCGAGTGCTATGCGGAGCTGGACCGCGACCCCGCCACGTGCCGCATCGCGACCTGGAAGGACGCCTTCACCCCGGCGCACTTCCTCGGGGCCACGGACTGGTCGCCGAGGGGCCACTGGCTGCCGTGGACCGTCCACCTGCCCCCCTTCGAGGGGCTGCCCGGTGATTCACACAGCGGGCTCCCGCGCTTCACGCTGGCGGACTACCTGGCCCGCTGCCTCGACCTGGTGCGCACGCTGCTGGCCACGGTGAAGGTGTCCGGCCCGGAGGCCGCCGAGGCAGTTCCGCCCCACTGGAGCGCGACGGCGGCCGAGCCGCTGCGCGAGGCCATCTCGCGCCTCCTCAAGTACGGCGGGCTGGCCACGCTCGCGGCGGCGGGCGAGGCGCTGCGGCTGCTGCAGGCGGCGCTGGGCGCGGTGGGGCGTCCGCCGGAGGGCCTGCTGCTGGGGCTGGTGGACGCGCTCGGGGCGTCGCTGTTCGCGCAGCTCGAAGGGCGCGTGGAGACGGACGACGAGTCACGCCGCCTCTGGGAGATTGCCGACCTGGTGCTGGCCATGGTGCGCGGCGCCCTCCGCTTCCGGCTGCTGACCGAGCCGCGCGGCCTGGATGCCATCGACGACTACGACTGCCGCGAGTGGCTGCGGCTCAACGGCGCCTCCGAGCGCGCCCTCAACGGCGCCTTCGTGCGGGCGCTCTATGACCTCGCCTTCGCCTACGAGCGCGGCGAGCCGGAGCGGCCCCGCATCGCCGCCGGCCAGGCCCTGCGCGGCAGCTTCCGGGCCTTCTTCGCCTACCGGGGCGCGTTCTTCTGGAAGCTGCGCGCGGGCATGGGCGACGTCGTCTTCGCGCCCTACTACGAGGTGCTGAAGCGGCGGGGCGTCCGCTTCGCCTTCTTCCACCGCCTGCGAGACGTGCGGCCGGTGGAGCGGGCACGGCTCGCGGAGGGCGTGCACCCGTACGTCGAAGCGCTCGACTTCGACGTGCAGGCGGAGGTGCGCGGCGGCGGGGAGTACCAGCCGCTGGTGGACGTGCGGGGGCTGCCCTGCTGGCCCTCGCGGCCGGACTGGCGACAGCTCGTGGACGGGGAGCGGCTGGAGCGCGAGGGGTGGAAGCCCGAGTCACACTGGGACGAGCGCAAGGTGGGCACGCGGACGCTGCGCGTGGGCGAGGACTTCGACCTCGCCGTGCTCGCGGTGGGGGGCGGGGCGGTGCGCCACACCTGCGAGAGCCTGCTGAAGGAGGACCCGCGCTGGTGCGCGATGGTGGAGCACGTGCGGACGGTGCCGACGCAGGCGTTCCAGCTCTGGATGAGCGCGGGCATGAAGGAGCTGGGCTGGCACCACGGGCCCTGCAACCTCTCCGGCTTCGTCACGCCCTTCGACACCTGGGCGGACATGACGTCCGTGGCTGACGAGGAGGGCTGGCCCCGGACGCCGCGCTCCATCTCCTACTTCTGCAGCGTGCTGCCGGAGGCGCCGGATGCCGAGCAGGCGCGTCCCGCCTTCCCGGCCGAGCAGCACGAGCGGGTGCGGCGCAACTGCGTGCGCTTCCTGCGGGAGCATGTGGCCCACCTCTGGCCGCTCGCCCGGCGCGCGGATGGCGACTTCCGGTGGGAGCTGCTGATGGACCCGAGCGAGCCCGTGGACAGCAGGCCTCCGGACCCGGCGGGCGAGGAGCGCTTCGCCTCGCAGTACTGGACGGCGAACGTGGGCCCCTCGGACCGCTACACGCTGTGCCTGCCGGGGAGCCCGCGCTTCCGCATCTCCCCGCTCGACAACACCTACGACAACCTCACCGTCGCGGGGGACTGGACGGACTGTGGCTTCAACCTGGGCTGTGTGGAGTCCGCGGTGATGTCGGGGCGGCTGGCGGCGCATGCCATCTCGGGCGCGCCGCGGCTGGAGGACATCGCCGGGTATGACCACCCGTGA